A single region of the Bacteroidia bacterium genome encodes:
- a CDS encoding nucleoside 2-deoxyribosyltransferase: MIKLASITPVKDIKLGLEEPIAMFLTHLVLQHPDYALAAREYEGYKILDNSLIELGSAMSLDKVLLAANIIDADEIVLPDAFQKRGETYELVVKALEELETKTLPKKYKIMVVAQGSDKDEFYKSFKELAALPGVDVIGVPKIQKERVTYGDLFKTTTKEIHFLGCPESLDEIRQMSDYLLTRVRSIDTCIPALNSILTDDPWEKRPTDYTINLHTDRVDVCNYRRIVGGVKKYVRERKNNNIYIYLAGPLFTNAERRARHEEAHWLRIFGYQVFNPLELNESGVDPSLFFEKDLEAMKKCDVVILTADNFDSGTMVELGWFFAKNKRVITIWSDMRHELIPNLFVRGAASSGKNVILPEFDITRIDKIING; encoded by the coding sequence ATGATTAAATTAGCAAGTATTACACCAGTGAAGGACATTAAATTAGGATTAGAAGAACCGATTGCAATGTTTTTAACCCATCTTGTTTTACAGCACCCGGATTACGCGCTTGCCGCGCGCGAATATGAAGGATATAAGATTTTAGATAACTCATTAATTGAATTAGGTTCGGCGATGAGTTTAGATAAAGTGCTGCTCGCGGCAAATATTATTGACGCCGATGAAATAGTTTTGCCGGACGCATTTCAAAAGCGGGGGGAAACATATGAATTAGTGGTTAAGGCGTTGGAAGAATTGGAAACAAAAACCTTACCGAAAAAATATAAAATTATGGTCGTCGCACAAGGTAGCGACAAGGACGAATTTTATAAGAGCTTTAAAGAACTGGCAGCGCTACCTGGCGTTGATGTTATCGGGGTACCAAAGATACAAAAAGAACGGGTAACTTATGGTGACCTTTTTAAAACCACTACTAAAGAAATACATTTTCTTGGTTGCCCAGAAAGTTTAGATGAGATCCGACAAATGAGCGATTATCTTTTAACACGAGTGCGATCAATCGACACGTGTATTCCCGCGCTCAATTCGATTTTAACGGACGACCCATGGGAAAAGCGCCCCACGGACTATACTATAAATCTGCACACTGATCGAGTCGATGTGTGCAATTATCGGCGGATCGTTGGTGGGGTAAAAAAATATGTCAGGGAACGAAAAAATAATAATATTTATATTTATTTGGCAGGACCTTTATTTACGAACGCTGAACGCCGAGCGCGCCATGAAGAAGCGCATTGGTTACGCATTTTCGGTTACCAAGTTTTTAACCCGTTAGAACTTAATGAAAGTGGAGTTGATCCAAGTTTGTTTTTTGAAAAAGATTTAGAAGCGATGAAAAAATGCGACGTGGTAATTTTAACTGCAGACAATTTTGACAGCGGAACAATGGTGGAACTCGGTTGGTTTTTCGCTAAAAATAAAAGAGTTATCACGATATGGAGCGATATGCGGC